From the Microbacterium sp. W4I4 genome, one window contains:
- a CDS encoding FAD-dependent oxidoreductase, with the protein MNTSALAVSSDELQAPVASRSDVLVVGGGPAGTAAAVTAARTGASVTLIERYSSLGGLASGGMVLVLDDMINGQEITVTGIVSEYVERLQKLGLAVVPPKEDRRASEELWNKWNRYGTYDFHSKAHPKPIVYAAAFDPDGWKRVSNDLVRESGVRLFLHSWFARPIVDDGVIKGVITETKSGPQAHLADVVIDTTGDIDVASRAGADYIQGSYITTLVFRLGGIDTQRAEEFEQADPKAARALNRQAKRILGGAWEHWWLKTPLDGIIWCNAPHMSGFDGTDPASLTEADYSARERIAAVVDYVRESMPGFENAFVVDTAPQIGVRQTRLLQGEYVMTKDDVVQRRHFQDSVARGRDYYYPYRSLVPTNVDQLLVAGRHYSATSDAQKSSREIPPCMAMGQAVALASVLSLQQKVLVRDVDATDVQRLMREHNADPGDVPSENATIDELSELPSAEKEAIEA; encoded by the coding sequence GTGAACACCAGTGCACTCGCAGTCAGCTCCGATGAATTGCAGGCGCCGGTCGCCTCGCGCTCGGATGTCCTCGTCGTCGGCGGAGGGCCGGCAGGAACGGCAGCGGCGGTCACCGCCGCTCGAACAGGCGCCTCCGTCACCCTCATCGAGCGGTACTCCTCTCTCGGCGGTCTGGCCTCCGGTGGCATGGTGCTGGTCCTCGATGACATGATCAATGGCCAGGAGATCACCGTCACCGGCATTGTCTCCGAGTACGTCGAGCGCCTGCAGAAGCTCGGTCTCGCGGTGGTCCCCCCGAAGGAGGACCGCCGCGCATCCGAAGAGCTGTGGAACAAGTGGAACCGCTACGGAACCTACGACTTCCACAGCAAGGCCCACCCGAAGCCGATCGTGTACGCCGCGGCGTTCGACCCCGACGGTTGGAAGCGCGTCTCCAACGACCTGGTGCGCGAGTCCGGCGTCCGGCTGTTCCTGCACTCCTGGTTCGCCCGTCCCATCGTCGACGACGGCGTCATCAAGGGCGTCATCACTGAGACGAAGTCCGGCCCGCAGGCTCACCTGGCGGATGTCGTGATCGACACCACCGGCGACATCGACGTCGCCTCGCGCGCCGGTGCCGACTACATCCAGGGCAGTTACATCACCACTCTGGTCTTCCGCCTCGGTGGGATCGACACTCAGCGCGCGGAGGAATTCGAGCAGGCCGACCCCAAGGCCGCTCGCGCGCTGAACCGTCAGGCCAAGCGCATCCTGGGCGGCGCGTGGGAGCACTGGTGGCTGAAGACGCCGCTGGACGGCATCATCTGGTGCAATGCCCCACACATGAGCGGCTTCGACGGCACGGACCCCGCGTCGCTGACCGAGGCGGACTACTCGGCGCGCGAGCGCATCGCCGCCGTCGTCGACTACGTCCGGGAGAGCATGCCCGGCTTCGAGAACGCCTTCGTGGTCGACACGGCGCCGCAGATCGGCGTGCGCCAGACCCGCCTTCTGCAGGGAGAGTACGTGATGACCAAGGATGATGTCGTGCAGCGTCGACATTTCCAGGACTCCGTCGCCCGCGGTCGCGACTACTACTACCCCTACCGGTCGCTGGTGCCCACGAACGTCGACCAGCTGCTGGTCGCCGGCCGGCACTACTCCGCGACCTCTGATGCGCAGAAGAGCTCGCGGGAGATCCCACCGTGCATGGCCATGGGGCAGGCCGTCGCGCTCGCCAGCGTCCTGTCGCTGCAGCAGAAGGTGCTCGTCCGAGACGTCGACGCTACCGACGTCCAGCGACTGATGCGCGAGCACAACGCCGACCCGGGTGATGTCCCATCGGAGAACGCGACCATCGATGAGCTCTCCGAGCTGCCGTCTGCCGAGAAGGAGGCGATCGAGGCATGA
- the fdxA gene encoding ferredoxin yields the protein MTYVIGQACVDVKDLGCVEVCPVDCIYEGARTLYIHPSECIDCGACESVCPVEAITFSEDVEEEDERFIGIAEEAFASVGAPGGADRHGRIEDHPHVTALPWLSSAPKA from the coding sequence ATGACATACGTGATCGGTCAGGCCTGTGTCGATGTCAAGGACCTCGGCTGCGTGGAGGTGTGTCCGGTGGACTGCATCTACGAGGGAGCGCGCACGCTCTACATCCACCCGTCGGAGTGCATCGACTGCGGTGCCTGCGAGTCGGTGTGCCCGGTGGAGGCGATCACCTTCAGCGAGGACGTGGAGGAGGAAGACGAGCGGTTCATCGGCATCGCAGAGGAGGCGTTCGCCTCTGTCGGAGCACCCGGCGGCGCGGATCGCCATGGCCGCATCGAGGACCACCCGCACGTGACCGCGCTGCCCTGGCTCAGCTCAGCGCCAAAAGCTTGA
- a CDS encoding CaiB/BaiF CoA-transferase family protein, which translates to MMQPLAGTVVLDFTQVMMGPIATQTLGDYGAEVIKIERPGMGDLSRRGVLAHQGMDNPVFLALNRNKRGVALDLGTDAGREVAESLIARADVVVSNFRPGVMERLGLGYEDARRINPRIIWAAGSGFGPSGPYAHKGGQDVLGQAYSGVMKRTPDPDAPVAVYATAIADYTAGQHLVQGILLALLHRERTGEGQKVEVSLYNSMLAIQAQEATARLMYDVELNWAMMPLTGCFATTDSELVIIGAFKENPLQRICAALELPDLSADPRFADLEEQRENRAELRRIIAARLGERTTAYWLTALEEQDVLCGPVLTLAEALASEQTEVNRMLLEFPDADGRIIRTIASPIRMSNSVPEVRVVPPRLGQHSEQVLSESGYSDEQIRRLIADGIVQ; encoded by the coding sequence ATGATGCAGCCGCTTGCAGGCACGGTCGTGCTGGACTTCACCCAGGTGATGATGGGGCCGATCGCGACCCAGACCCTCGGCGACTACGGGGCCGAGGTGATCAAGATCGAGCGACCCGGCATGGGAGACCTGTCCCGCCGCGGAGTGCTCGCGCATCAGGGCATGGACAACCCCGTCTTCCTCGCCCTGAACCGCAACAAGCGCGGCGTCGCGCTGGATCTGGGCACGGATGCCGGACGAGAGGTCGCCGAGTCCCTCATCGCCCGCGCCGACGTGGTGGTGAGCAACTTCCGCCCCGGTGTCATGGAGCGTCTCGGCCTCGGCTACGAGGACGCGCGCAGGATCAACCCGCGCATCATCTGGGCTGCGGGCTCCGGCTTCGGTCCATCCGGCCCTTACGCCCACAAGGGCGGCCAGGACGTGCTCGGGCAGGCGTACTCCGGGGTCATGAAGCGCACGCCCGATCCTGATGCCCCGGTAGCGGTGTACGCCACCGCGATCGCCGACTACACGGCGGGCCAGCACCTCGTGCAGGGGATTCTGCTGGCGCTGCTGCACCGCGAGCGCACTGGGGAAGGGCAGAAGGTCGAGGTCAGCCTGTACAACTCGATGCTGGCCATCCAGGCGCAGGAGGCGACGGCTCGGCTCATGTACGACGTCGAGCTGAACTGGGCGATGATGCCCCTGACCGGATGCTTCGCCACCACCGACTCCGAGCTGGTGATCATCGGGGCGTTCAAGGAGAACCCGCTGCAGAGGATCTGCGCAGCGCTGGAGCTGCCGGATCTCTCGGCCGACCCGCGCTTCGCGGATCTCGAGGAGCAGCGGGAGAACCGCGCCGAGCTGCGCAGGATCATCGCCGCCCGACTGGGCGAGCGGACGACCGCCTATTGGCTCACGGCGCTCGAGGAGCAGGACGTGCTCTGCGGACCCGTGCTCACCCTCGCCGAGGCTCTGGCGAGCGAGCAGACCGAGGTGAATCGGATGCTGTTGGAGTTCCCGGACGCCGACGGGCGCATCATCCGTACGATCGCATCCCCCATCCGGATGTCGAACTCGGTGCCGGAGGTGCGTGTCGTCCCCCCGCGACTGGGGCAGCACTCCGAACAGGTGCTGTCGGAATCCGGGTATTCCGACGAGCAGATCCGTCGGCTGATCGCCGACGGAATCGTGCAGTGA
- a CDS encoding ABC transporter permease: MSTTTEALAVASAQKSKSKPKKSALRRMGAPILAVVVLLVLWQLICMIFQIPYYIIPTPVEVAAAFVDKFPSLTKNMWPTAFEALLGFLVGNGIAVLLAVLFVHWRAAEEALMPVAVFVQTIPIVAIAPVLVLMLGTGYAPKVVIAALISFFPTLVNMVKGLKAVDREHLELFRLLSASRSETFWKLRVFASVPFLFSSLRITATTSVIGAIVAEWIGAQEGLGYLIIQATYNFDTPFLYAVMIMASLVAVVFFTVVSVLERLIVTWTAESKM; encoded by the coding sequence ATGTCCACCACCACCGAGGCGCTCGCCGTCGCATCCGCGCAGAAGTCGAAGTCGAAGCCGAAGAAGTCCGCACTGCGCCGGATGGGAGCCCCCATCCTCGCCGTCGTCGTCCTTCTCGTCCTCTGGCAGCTCATCTGCATGATCTTCCAGATCCCGTACTACATCATCCCGACGCCGGTAGAGGTCGCCGCGGCCTTCGTCGACAAGTTCCCGTCACTGACGAAGAACATGTGGCCGACGGCGTTCGAGGCGCTCCTCGGCTTCCTCGTCGGCAACGGCATCGCCGTGCTGCTCGCCGTGCTGTTCGTGCACTGGCGCGCTGCCGAAGAGGCGCTGATGCCGGTCGCGGTGTTCGTCCAGACCATCCCGATCGTCGCCATCGCCCCCGTGCTGGTGCTGATGCTCGGCACGGGCTACGCGCCGAAGGTGGTCATCGCCGCCCTGATCTCGTTCTTCCCCACGCTGGTGAACATGGTCAAGGGGCTGAAGGCCGTCGACCGTGAGCACCTGGAGCTGTTCCGCCTGCTCTCGGCATCCCGCAGCGAGACCTTCTGGAAGCTGCGCGTGTTCGCCTCGGTGCCGTTCCTGTTCTCCTCGCTGCGCATCACTGCCACGACATCCGTCATCGGTGCGATCGTCGCAGAGTGGATCGGTGCTCAGGAGGGCCTCGGCTACCTGATCATCCAGGCCACGTACAACTTCGACACTCCGTTCCTGTACGCGGTGATGATCATGGCTTCGCTGGTCGCCGTGGTGTTCTTCACCGTCGTCTCGGTGCTGGAGCGTCTGATCGTGACCTGGACCGCCGAGTCGAAGATGTGA
- a CDS encoding ABC transporter ATP-binding protein, whose translation MADVTTMDPILVDGVGITFDTAGGSVTALEGVSVQLEAGSFTSLLGPSGCGKSTLLRIISDLLAPTSGTVTVLGESPQVAREGRRLGFVFQDAALLPWRNAVDNVMLPLEIGPGKATAEDRSRAEELLALVGLDGRAEALPSQLSGGQRQRVSIARALITKPKVLLMDEPFGALDEITRDRLNEELLNIWQLTGTTIVFVTHSIAEAVFLSQRVVVMSAQPGRISEVHDIDLPGDRSRAVRSLSQFAEYEALLRRALEGA comes from the coding sequence ATGGCTGACGTGACGACGATGGATCCCATTCTCGTAGACGGCGTCGGGATCACCTTCGACACAGCCGGCGGCTCGGTCACCGCGCTCGAGGGCGTTTCGGTGCAGCTCGAGGCAGGCAGCTTCACCTCGCTCCTCGGCCCTTCCGGCTGCGGCAAGTCGACGCTGCTGCGCATCATCTCCGACCTGCTGGCACCGACGTCGGGGACGGTCACCGTGCTCGGCGAGTCGCCGCAGGTCGCCCGCGAGGGCCGGCGGCTCGGCTTCGTGTTCCAGGATGCCGCGCTGCTGCCCTGGCGCAACGCGGTCGACAACGTGATGCTGCCGCTGGAGATCGGCCCGGGCAAGGCGACCGCTGAGGATCGCAGCCGTGCGGAGGAGCTGCTCGCTCTGGTGGGACTGGACGGACGCGCCGAAGCGCTGCCGTCTCAGCTCTCCGGTGGCCAGCGGCAGAGAGTGTCGATCGCCCGGGCGCTGATCACCAAGCCCAAGGTGCTGCTCATGGACGAACCCTTCGGCGCGCTCGACGAGATCACTCGCGACCGCCTCAACGAGGAGCTGCTCAACATCTGGCAGCTCACCGGAACGACGATCGTGTTCGTGACCCACAGCATCGCCGAGGCAGTGTTCCTCTCGCAGAGGGTCGTCGTGATGTCGGCCCAGCCGGGCCGGATCAGCGAGGTGCACGACATCGATCTGCCAGGGGACCGATCGCGCGCCGTGCGGTCGCTGTCGCAGTTCGCCGAATACGAGGCGCTGCTGCGCCGCGCACTGGAAGGGGCGTGA
- a CDS encoding ABC transporter substrate-binding protein, whose translation MSNPMFTDLSRRNLLKGTGVAVGSLLLGNALLTACSSPGGGPSKPGGGGGDALNMQLGWLLNSGQMGEAIALQKGYYDDLGLQFKIKSGGPSIDGIALVAAGESQIGQISSSPSLMLARSQGIPVKAFGVGVQEHPYAWISKTDHPIESPEELIGKKVGGPATSEILFKAFLAANGVDEKKVEFVATGDTIAPLLTGQVDVFGTWLNSKSQRREIGEDFVAMPLAKFGVPLYAYIYYTTDEVLEKNPESVEHYMNATAKGWAYVRDNIDEAAKAMVEMSPELKLEDIKDDGGALMDYIFNADTKTEGWGTMKKEVWQTQIDLWDQLGQFNSAAPKVEDIATWQILDATADVRPKVG comes from the coding sequence ATGTCCAACCCGATGTTCACTGACCTCTCGCGCCGCAACCTGCTCAAGGGCACGGGGGTGGCGGTCGGCAGCCTGCTGCTCGGCAACGCACTTCTCACCGCATGCTCATCACCTGGTGGTGGGCCCTCCAAGCCGGGCGGCGGGGGAGGCGATGCGCTCAACATGCAGTTGGGCTGGCTGCTCAACTCCGGGCAGATGGGTGAGGCGATCGCACTCCAGAAGGGCTACTACGACGACCTCGGCTTGCAGTTCAAGATCAAGTCCGGCGGACCGAGCATCGACGGAATCGCCCTCGTCGCCGCAGGCGAGTCCCAGATCGGCCAGATCTCATCCAGCCCATCGCTGATGCTGGCGCGCTCGCAGGGCATTCCCGTCAAAGCGTTCGGTGTCGGCGTCCAGGAGCACCCGTACGCGTGGATCTCCAAGACCGACCATCCCATCGAGAGCCCCGAAGAGCTCATCGGGAAGAAGGTGGGCGGCCCCGCCACCAGCGAGATCCTGTTCAAGGCCTTCCTCGCCGCGAACGGCGTCGACGAGAAGAAGGTGGAGTTCGTCGCCACCGGTGACACCATCGCACCCCTGCTGACCGGACAGGTCGATGTCTTCGGAACCTGGCTGAACTCCAAGTCGCAGCGTCGCGAGATCGGCGAGGACTTCGTGGCCATGCCGTTGGCGAAGTTCGGTGTGCCGCTCTACGCGTACATCTACTACACGACCGATGAGGTGCTAGAGAAGAACCCCGAGAGCGTCGAGCACTACATGAACGCAACCGCCAAGGGATGGGCCTACGTGCGCGACAACATCGACGAGGCGGCGAAGGCGATGGTGGAGATGTCGCCCGAGCTCAAGCTCGAGGACATCAAGGACGACGGCGGTGCTCTGATGGACTACATCTTCAACGCCGACACCAAGACCGAGGGCTGGGGCACGATGAAGAAGGAGGTCTGGCAGACGCAGATCGACCTCTGGGATCAGCTCGGCCAGTTCAACTCCGCCGCGCCGAAGGTCGAGGACATCGCGACCTGGCAGATCCTCGATGCGACCGCCGACGTCCGCCCGAAGGTCGGCTGA